Proteins encoded together in one Miscanthus floridulus cultivar M001 chromosome 16, ASM1932011v1, whole genome shotgun sequence window:
- the LOC136513871 gene encoding shaggy-related protein kinase alpha-like, with amino-acid sequence MASVGVARSSLGFQNGTSSSSDADRLPNELGNMSIRDDKDVEDIVVNGNGAEPGHIIVTSIDGRNGQAKQTISYMAERVVGHGSFGTVFQAKCLETGETVAIKKVLQDKRYKNRELQTMRVLDHPNVVALKHCFFSKTEKEELYLNLVLEYVPETAHRVIKHYNKMNQCMPLIYAKLYMYQICRALAYIHSSIGVCHRDIKPQNLLVNPHTHQLKLCDFGSAKVLVKGEPNISYICSRYYRAPELIFGATEYTTAIDVWSAGCVLAELLLGQPLFPGESGVDQLVEIIKVLGTPTREEIKCMNPNYTEFKFPQIKAHPWHKIFHKRMPAEAVDLVSRLLQYSPKLRSTALEALIHPFFDELRDPNTRLPNGRFLPPLFNFKPHELKSVPMDFLVKLIPEHARKQCAFVGW; translated from the exons ATGGCCTCGGTGGGCGTGGCGCGCTCTTCTTTGGGATTTCAGAATGGCACAAGTTCTAGCAGTGACGCAGATCGACTTCCGAACGAGTTGGGCAATATGAGCATAAGGGATGATAAG GACGTTGAAGATATTGTAGTCAATGGCAATGGGGCGGAGCCTGGTCATATCATAGTGACCAGCATTGATGGGAGAAATGGGCAGGCAAAGCAG ACCATTAGTTACATGGCTGAGCGGGTGGTAGGTCATGGGTCCTTTGGAACTGTTTTCCAG GCCAAGTGTCTGGAAACTGGTGAGACCGTAGCTATAAAAAAGGTTCTTCAAGACAAGAGATATAAGAATCGTGAGCTGCAAACTATGCGAGTGCTTGACCACCCAAATGTGGTGGCTCTAAAGCACTGTTTCTTCTCAAAGACTGAGAAAGAGGAGCTTTACCTCAATTTGGTGCTTGAGTATGTACCGGAGACTGCTCATCGTGTCATTAAACATTATAACAAGATGAACCAGTGCATGCCTTTGATTTATGCAAAACTTTATATGTATCAG ATTTGTAGAGCTTTGGCATACATTCATAGTAGCATTGGAGTGTGCCACAGGGACATTAAGCCGCAAAATCTCCTG GTTAATCCTCATACCCATCAGCTAAAACTGTGTGACTTCGGCAGCGCGAAAGTTCTG GTAAAAGGCGAACCAAACATTTCTTACATCTGTTCTAGGTACTACAGAGCTCCAGAGCTCATATTTGGTGCTACTGAATACACTACAGCCATTGATGTTTGGTCTGCTGGTTGTGTACTCGCTGAGCTGCTTCTAGGGCAG CCTCTATTCCCTGGAGAAAGCGGTGTCGATCAGCTTGTTGAAATCATCAAG GTTCTGGGCACACCCACACGTGAAGAAATTAAGTGCATGAATCCAAATTATACCGAGTTTAAATTCCCTCAAATCAAAGCTCACCCATGGCATAAG ATCTTCCATAAAAGGATGCCTGCTGAAGCAGTAGATCTCGTGTCCAGACTTCTGCAGTACTCACCAAAACTTCGGTCCACTGCT TTGGAAGCATTGATCCATCCATTCTTTGATGAACTTCGGGATCCAAACACCCGCTTACCGAATGGCCGCTTTCTTCCGCCTCTCTTCAATTTCAAGCCCCATG AGCTGAAGAGTGTGCCGATGGATTTCCTGGTGAAGTTGATCCCTGAGCATGCGCGGAAGCAATGTGCCTTCGTAGGGTGGTGA